In Corallococcus soli, the sequence ACACCGTCGTCATGCCGGCCAGCCCCGGCCGCGTGGTGCTGGGCTTCTGGCGCGACGAGGAGCGCCTGGCGGTGGATGATCCGCGCGCGCAACTGGGCGCCAACCGCGTGCGCGGCCCGCTCCTGGGCGGCGAACCCCCCGCGCTGCCGGAGTACACCGTCACGCGGGTGAAGAAGGCGCCCGTGCTCGACGGCGTGCTCGACGACGAGGCCTGGAAGGGCGCGAAGGCGGTGACGCTGGTGGGCAGCTTCGATGGCCGGCCCGTGCGGCTGCGCACCGAGGCGCGGCTCGTCTACGACGACGCGAACCTGTACGTGGCCTTCGACGTGGAGGACCCGGACGTCTGGGGCACGCTGCGCGACCGCGACGCCCCCATCTACGAGCAGGAGGTCGTGGAGGTCTTCCTCGACGCCAACGCGGACGGGCGCACGTACAACGAGCTGCAGGTGTCACCGCACAACGTCCTCTTCGACGCGTACTTCCCCGCGCGGCGCCAGGGCATGGACCTGTCGTGGGACTCGGGGATGAAGACGGCGGTGAAGGTGCGCGGGACGCTGGACGACGCATCGGACCGCGACGAGGGCTGGCGCGTGGAGATGGCCATCCCGTTCAAGAACCTGGCGGAAGTGCCCCACGTGCCCCCCACGCCGGGCGAGCGCTGGCGCTTCAACCTCTACCGGCTGGAGCACCACGACCGACGGCAGGTGGAAGGCCAGGCCTTCTCACCGCTCTTCATCGGGGACTTCCACGCCCTGCCGCGCTTCGCGTGGCTCGTCTTCCAATAGACGCGCCACGCCCCATTACGTGTGCGGTGAGATATCCCAGGGCGCGTCGGCGACCGAGCGCTCCGCCGGATCCCCCAGGAAGCGCACGAAGCCCCGCGCCTCCAGCGTGTCGACCAGCTCCTCGGCCTCCAGTTCGGAGAAGTGATTCGTGCGCATGTCGAGCAGCATGTCGCGCATGAGGGACTTGCCGCGCAGGTAGCCCACGGGCTCGCCCGGGCGAAGCTTGGACTTCAGGTCACGGGTCAGTTGCTGGAGATCAAGGTCATCGGAGATCATCGGCGCTACGGTGGGTCTGCTTCCCACTTGCCGCAATGGGGAGGGGGACCCCTTCGACGTGCGGCAGGAAGGACACCAGGCGGACGTCCTTGCCGTCGCTCTCCAGGGTGATGGCGCCATCCCGGTCGGTGCGCCAGCACTCGGTGCCCAGGGCCCGGTAGCGCGCCTCCACCTCCGGATGGGGAAAGCCGTACCGGTTGCGCCGGCCCACGCAGAACACGGCGTGCCGGGGCCGCGTCCGGGCCAGCAGCGGCGCGGTGGAGGAGGTGCGCGAGCCATGGTGCGGCACCTTCAGGACGGTGACCTCACCCACGGCCTCCCCGAGCGCGGCCTCGCCTTCCTCCTCCACGTCGCCCGCGAGCAGCACGGTGACGTCGCCATGGCGCACGCGCAGCACCACGCTCCGGTCGTTCGCGCCCTCCATCAGCTCCCGGTCCACCGGAGGCCCCAGCACCTCCAGCGTCGCCTCGCCCAGGGTGAACGGGGGCCGCCCCACCTGGACCTCCTCCACCTGCGCGCCCCGGGCCGCCGCCACGACGCGCCGGGAGAGGGGCCCGTCGGTGGTCCCCGCAGACAGCCACAGCCGCTGGGTGGGCACCTGCGCCAGCGTGGACACCAGCCCGAGCGCATGGTCGGGGTGCGGGTGTGACAGCACCGCGAGGTCCAGCCGGGACACCCCCTGGTCCTTGAGGAAGGGCAGCACGAAGCGCTCGCCGGTGTCCGCGCCCTCCGGCACGCCGCCCGCGTCCACCAGCGCATGCTGGCCCCGGGAGCGCAGCACCACCGCGTCCCCCTGACCCACCGACAGGAACGTGATGCGCAGCGCGGGCTCCGGGGCGAGCGCGGGAAGCAGCACGGCGCCCAGCACGGCCAGGGGCGTGAGCACTCCCGCGTACCGCCAGCGCCCCGAACCCAGCGCCCAGCACGCAAGCCCCGCCGCGTACGTGAAGGCGAGCAGCGGCCCCAGCCCGGGCACCTCCACCGCGGCGAAGGGCACCGAAGCGAAGCCCCGCGTCAGCCCCAGCAGCAGCTCCGACGCCCACGCGCCCGCCCACAGCACCGGGGTGGCCAGTCCGGGGAGCACGACGAAGAGCGCCGCGCCTCCGGCCGCGAGCCCCGTGAGCACGCCACACAGGGGCAGGGCGACGATGTTGGACACGAGCCCCGCCAGGCTCACGCGCCCGAACGCCGTCGCCACCACGGGCAGGCCCACCAGCGTCGCCGCGGCGCTGGCGCACAGCGTCTGCGCCACCGTCTCCCTCACCTGCGCCGCCCAGCGCTTCAGCCGGCGGGGCTCGGCGGGGTCGGGCCTGGCCAGGGGCAGGGCCTCGCGCAGCGCGGGGGACAGCAGCACCAGCCCCAGCACCGCGAGGAACGACAGCCGGAGCGACAGGTCCACCACGCTGGAAGGCGTCCACGCCACCAGCACGAGGGCCGCGAGCGACAGGCCATTGAGCCCGTCCGCGCGCCGCCACAGCCCCAGCCCCAGCAACACCGCCGTGGCCATCACCGCCGAGCGCACCGCCGGGGCCTGGGTCCCCGTGAAGAGCACGTAGGCCCAGACGAAGGGCACCGCCGCCGGGGCCGCCACCCGCCGGGCCTCCAGCGAGCGCCACCGTCCTCCCAGCCGCACCAGGACCCGCCGCAGGAGCGCCAGCGTCATCAGGGCCAGCGCCGCGACGTGCAGCCCGCTGACGCTGAGCACGTGCGCGAGCCCCGCCCGCGAGAACGCCTCCTCCCAGGCGTCATCCAGGTCCGCGCGCTGCCCGGCCGCCAGCGTGAGGAACAGCGCCGCCGCGTCGGGCGAGGGTGCCACCCGCCGCACCGCCTGTCCCAGCCGGCCCCGGACGTCCTCCAGGGCCAGCCGCCACGCCGGGGCAGGGGAGAGCACCAGCAGGCGCCCCGGGACGAAGCCCCCCGTGAAGGCCACGCCCTGCCGCCGCCGCGCAGACGCGAAGTCCCGCTCCCCCGGATTGGACGGGGGCGCGTCCGGCACCAGCGAGGCCTCCACCCGGAGCCGCTGCCCGGGGTGCAGGTCCAGCTCCCCACTCCGGCCGGAGAGGCTCGCGCGGAAGCGGGCGGCCACCTCCGGACCCGTGGCCGGGCCCGCCCTGGCCACCGCGAGCCGCAGGCGGGTGGCCCCGTCGAAGCGGTCCACGCGCTCCAGTTCCCCCTCCAGCACCGCGCGGCCACCGTCCGCCAGCGCCGGGGGAACCTCCACCCGTGCCTCAAAACCGGAAAGACCCGCGCCGGTGAGGACTAGGGCCAGGAGCACCGCCAGATGGGCTCCGGGCAATGGACCGAGGGCCGTCCCCACCAGTCCCAGACAAAGCGCGCAGAGGAGAAATACCCCGTCGGCGCTCCCTGTTCCGGTTGCCCAGAGGGCGCCGAGCGTGAGGCTCAGCGCCGGAAAGAACAAAGGACGCGTGCCCAGGTCGCGCCACACATAACGAACCAACACCCACCCCCACCCACCACCGCGTTCGTCCTGCGGCGCTCGTACCCCGAGCCATTCCGCACACAAAACCGGACACCGTAGTGCGGCCCGCTTCGGGTGGTCAAGGCGATTTCGTTGCCCGTGGATGTGGTTTGTGGTAGTAGTGGCCGGCTTGAAGGCCGGGGTCGAAGCTTTCTCCAAGGAGGCAGTTAGTGCAGACCAGCTTCAAGACTGGTGACAAGGCGGTTTATCCGGGCCAGGGCGTCGGCGAGGTGATGGGCATCGAGCACACCGAGGTCGCCGGGCAGCGCCAGTCGTTCTACGTGCTGCGCATCTTGGAGAACGGGATGCGGATCATGATCCCCATCAACAAGGTCGGTTCCGTCGGCCTTCGGGAGATCATCAGCGAGGAGGACGTCAAGCAGGTCTATTCCATCCTCCGTGAGAAGGACATCTCGGTCGATTCGACGACGTGGAACCGTCGCTATCGCGAGTACATGGAGAAGATCAAGACGGGCTCCGTCTTCGAGATCGCCGAAGTGCTGCGCGACCTGTACCTGCTCAAGGGTGACAAGGACCTGTCGTTCGGCGAGCGCAAGATGCTCGACACGGCGCGCTCGCTGCTCATCAAGGAGCTGTCGCTGGCCAAGGACTGCACCGAGGAAGAGGTCGAGTCCGACCTGAAGAAGATCTTCAACCTCGCCTGATGCCTTCGGGTCCGGCGGGCCTCCTGGCCGCCGCGCTCGCATCGTCGCCCCGGGTTCCCTCGTTGGGACTCGGGGCTTCGTGTTCCTGGAGGGTGCTTCGCCCTACGGCCCCGGCGGGCTGCCCTGGCCGTCGAGCGCCGCCAGCTGGGCGCGGGCCTGGGCGTTGCTTGCGTCGTGCTTCAGGGCCTCGTTGAAGGCCCCGCGCGCTTCGGCCCAGCGGCTTGCGCGGACGGCGTCCAGGCCCGAGCGCACGTAGAGCCCGGCCAACTGCCGGCGCAGCTCGATTCCCTGGCGGCTCCATCCCTGGGACAGCTCCTGGTCCAGGCGCACGGCGGCCAGGAGCGCGTCGAGTGCCCGGGGCGGGTCCTGCTGGGCCAGCGCGGCCCGGGCGGCGGACTCGGCGGTCTGGAACCGGGTGAGCTGCTGCACCAACTGCGGGAGGTTCGCGCGCCGTGCCTGGGCCAGGGCCCCCGCGACGTCGCCGGACTCATAGCGCGAGAGGATGTTCTCGCGAGTGAGCGCGCCCGGAGGGCCATTCCCCGGGGCGCCGTCTCCCAGGGGCTTCCGTCCGGTCGCCCGGGGCCCCGCCGATGCCTGGGCAGTGCCGCGAGCAACGTCCGGCGCCTCGGGGTCGTGAGCCACGGCCTTCGCGGAGGTGCCGCGCTGCCCCTTGGCGATGTCCGTAGCGGAGGGCGTCTCGGTGGCCTTGGCGGCAGTGGGGGCTTCCCGCTGTCCCCGGGCGATGTCCGCCGCGCTGAGCGTCTCGCCGGCCTTGGTGACAGGGGGGGCCTCCCGCTGTCCCCGGGCGATGTCCGTCGCGCTGAGCGTCTCGCTGGCCTTCGCGGCAGAAGTGCCCTCCCGCTGCCCCCGGGCGATGTCCGCCGCGCTGGCCGGCGCGGATGCACCGTGCTCGTCGCGAGCAATTCCGGTCGCGCTGGGCGCCTCGCCATTCTTCAAGGACGTGGGCTGCGTGGGCACGGCGTCCGTCACGCCGGAGGCCGGGGCCGCCAGGCCCGCCTTCACGTCCACGGCCCGTTCCCCGGTGGCGGAAGGCACCGCGACGCCGGACGGCTGTGGACCCGGGGACTCCCCGCCGGTGCCCGCCCCGACGGCCTGGACCTCCTTCGCCGGAGCCGGCGTACCCGCGCCCTTCGCGGACGTCGCGCTCCGCGCCGGTGACGTCTCCGTCATCCGCATGGCCACCAGGCTGATCACCGCCGCCACCGCCGAGCCCACGACGGCCGCCGCCAGCGCCACGACGACGACCCCCACCGGACGCTTCCCGGCGCGCGTCCGGATGGGATCCAACGTGGTCTTGATGACCGCCGGAGACGGGCCCGAGCCGCGCAGGCGCAGCATGGCGTTGCCCAGGCTCAGCTCGTCTCCGGGTTGGATCTCCACCTCGCCCTTGATGCGCGAGCGGTTGACGAACGTGCCGTTCTGGCTGCCCAGGTCGCGCACCGCGAACGCGTTGCCGCGCCGGGTGAGCTGCGCATGGCGCCGGCTGATGGACGCGTGCTGGAGCCGCAGGTCGGACGTGGACGAGCGCCCCAGCGTGATGGAGCCTTGGTGCAGCGGCACGAGCTGCCCCGCGCCCGGGCCCCGCTCCACGTACAGGAACGCGGGCGCCAGACCCGGATCCGAGTACTCCTTCTGCCAGTCGTACCGGGGCGACAGCTCGCGGTCGGACTTCGAGCGCTCGCCCGGCCCACGCCGCTTCACCCGCCGGGAGCCCGCCGGATACTGCGGCACGCGCTGGGGCCGCGGATCATCCGCCTGGAGGGGCGCCACCTCGTCGTCGTCGAACGGGAGCTCCTCCGCCGGGTCCTCCTTGGTCGCCTGCTGCCCCGGCGGGCGGGGAGGGCGCGGTGGACGCTTGGGATTCGGCGGAGCCATGCGGGCCATTCTCCCAGGTTGCGGGGCCGCGAACAGGGCCCCCGGCGGCGTTTTCCGTGGTTGTCCAACGCTTCCGGCGTCTAAGGCTGGCCTGTGTGGGACTGGGGATCCTAGAGTGTGTACCGCGCCGCGCAAGTGTCGCGCCCGCCCCGCTCCCCAGGAGGACCCTCCACCGTGGCCCCCCCATCCATCCGGCTCTTCAACACGTTGTCCATGCAGAAGGAGCCGCTGGAGCCGCTCGTGCCCGGCGAAGTGAAGGTCTATGTCTGTGGGCCTACGGTCTACAGCTACATCCATATCGGGAACGCGCGCACCTTCACGTCGTTCGACGTGGTGGTCCGGTACCTGCGCTACCGGGGCTTCAAGGTGACGTACGTGCGCAACTTCACGGACGTCGACGACAAGATCATCAAGGCCGCGCACGAGACGGGGGAGACGCCCGTGGCGCTCGCGTCGCGCTTCGTGGAGATCTTCCGCGAGGACACGCAGGCGCTGCGCCTGCGCGAACCGGACGTGTCCCCGCGCGTGAGCGAAACCATCCCCGAAATCGTCGCCCTCATCCAGACGCTGGTGGACAAGGGCTTCGCCTACGAGGCGAAGG encodes:
- a CDS encoding DNA internalization-related competence protein ComEC/Rec2, with the protein product MVRYVWRDLGTRPLFFPALSLTLGALWATGTGSADGVFLLCALCLGLVGTALGPLPGAHLAVLLALVLTGAGLSGFEARVEVPPALADGGRAVLEGELERVDRFDGATRLRLAVARAGPATGPEVAARFRASLSGRSGELDLHPGQRLRVEASLVPDAPPSNPGERDFASARRRQGVAFTGGFVPGRLLVLSPAPAWRLALEDVRGRLGQAVRRVAPSPDAAALFLTLAAGQRADLDDAWEEAFSRAGLAHVLSVSGLHVAALALMTLALLRRVLVRLGGRWRSLEARRVAAPAAVPFVWAYVLFTGTQAPAVRSAVMATAVLLGLGLWRRADGLNGLSLAALVLVAWTPSSVVDLSLRLSFLAVLGLVLLSPALREALPLARPDPAEPRRLKRWAAQVRETVAQTLCASAAATLVGLPVVATAFGRVSLAGLVSNIVALPLCGVLTGLAAGGAALFVVLPGLATPVLWAGAWASELLLGLTRGFASVPFAAVEVPGLGPLLAFTYAAGLACWALGSGRWRYAGVLTPLAVLGAVLLPALAPEPALRITFLSVGQGDAVVLRSRGQHALVDAGGVPEGADTGERFVLPFLKDQGVSRLDLAVLSHPHPDHALGLVSTLAQVPTQRLWLSAGTTDGPLSRRVVAAARGAQVEEVQVGRPPFTLGEATLEVLGPPVDRELMEGANDRSVVLRVRHGDVTVLLAGDVEEEGEAALGEAVGEVTVLKVPHHGSRTSSTAPLLARTRPRHAVFCVGRRNRYGFPHPEVEARYRALGTECWRTDRDGAITLESDGKDVRLVSFLPHVEGVPLPIAASGKQTHRSADDLR
- a CDS encoding CarD family transcriptional regulator; the protein is MQTSFKTGDKAVYPGQGVGEVMGIEHTEVAGQRQSFYVLRILENGMRIMIPINKVGSVGLREIISEEDVKQVYSILREKDISVDSTTWNRRYREYMEKIKTGSVFEIAEVLRDLYLLKGDKDLSFGERKMLDTARSLLIKELSLAKDCTEEEVESDLKKIFNLA
- a CDS encoding FHA domain-containing protein, which codes for MAPPNPKRPPRPPRPPGQQATKEDPAEELPFDDDEVAPLQADDPRPQRVPQYPAGSRRVKRRGPGERSKSDRELSPRYDWQKEYSDPGLAPAFLYVERGPGAGQLVPLHQGSITLGRSSTSDLRLQHASISRRHAQLTRRGNAFAVRDLGSQNGTFVNRSRIKGEVEIQPGDELSLGNAMLRLRGSGPSPAVIKTTLDPIRTRAGKRPVGVVVVALAAAVVGSAVAAVISLVAMRMTETSPARSATSAKGAGTPAPAKEVQAVGAGTGGESPGPQPSGVAVPSATGERAVDVKAGLAAPASGVTDAVPTQPTSLKNGEAPSATGIARDEHGASAPASAADIARGQREGTSAAKASETLSATDIARGQREAPPVTKAGETLSAADIARGQREAPTAAKATETPSATDIAKGQRGTSAKAVAHDPEAPDVARGTAQASAGPRATGRKPLGDGAPGNGPPGALTRENILSRYESGDVAGALAQARRANLPQLVQQLTRFQTAESAARAALAQQDPPRALDALLAAVRLDQELSQGWSRQGIELRRQLAGLYVRSGLDAVRASRWAEARGAFNEALKHDASNAQARAQLAALDGQGSPPGP
- a CDS encoding carbohydrate-binding family 9-like protein, yielding MRVHPCVLFPLLSSLLLVGACRDEQAGPAHRTPRLPAPATRRTLDAAPAELTFRSGATFAGGAIVYLGSRVTPEKARPGQPVKLAHYFQAVRTPPQGFHFFVHVVEPESGQMLNNADHEFQEGAAPLETWPVGKVLEDVHTVVMPASPGRVVLGFWRDEERLAVDDPRAQLGANRVRGPLLGGEPPALPEYTVTRVKKAPVLDGVLDDEAWKGAKAVTLVGSFDGRPVRLRTEARLVYDDANLYVAFDVEDPDVWGTLRDRDAPIYEQEVVEVFLDANADGRTYNELQVSPHNVLFDAYFPARRQGMDLSWDSGMKTAVKVRGTLDDASDRDEGWRVEMAIPFKNLAEVPHVPPTPGERWRFNLYRLEHHDRRQVEGQAFSPLFIGDFHALPRFAWLVFQ